One Platichthys flesus chromosome 14, fPlaFle2.1, whole genome shotgun sequence genomic region harbors:
- the pitrm1 gene encoding presequence protease, mitochondrial encodes MFRQTKALLPKLRSLRLHGQQSAWRLKSTSAERALQYRAGQKIHGFTVREVAPVPDLFLTAVKLTHDRTGAQYLHAARDDSNNLFSVLLRTTPMDSTGVPHILEHTVLCGSEKYPCRDPFFKMLNRSLSTFMNAFTASDYTMYPFSTQNGKDFQNLLSVYLDAVFFPCLREQDFCQEGWRLENEEPTDPSSPLVFKGVVFNEMKGVFSDNERVYAQHLQNKLYPDHTYSVVSGGEPLVIPDLTWEQLKQFHATHYHPSNARFFTYGDLPLEQHLQQIEEEALSRFQRIEPNTEVPPQPHWSSPREDHVTCSPDALAPDPARQNSLCVSYLLGDITDTFEGFTVSLLSELMISGPNSPFYKALIEPKIGSDFSSVVGYDGSTKEASFSIGLQGMAEEDTERVKQIISQTMDHIIQNGFEEERIEALLHKIEIQMKHQSTNFGLSLASYIASAWNHDGDPVQLLQISGSVAKFKQALVDNPRFLQDKVKHYFKENTHRLTLSMSPDEAYLEKQAKAEEEKLQRKIQALSDSDRKEIHEKGLELLAAQSETQDVSCLPALKMSDIEPKINPTTVQMGSAGGVPVQFCEQPTNGLVYFRAMCSLNTLPEDLRLYVPLFCSVITRMGSGDLDYRQQAQQMELRTGGMSVSPQVVPDSTQLDMYEQGVLLFSSCLERNVPHMFQLWSDIFNSPRFEDEERLRVLVMRAAQELANGISYSGHMYAMTRAGRHLTPAGDLQETFGGMEQVKFMKRIAETSDLTQVIRTLPRIKKHLLNPDNMRCAVNTTPQKLSDTATQLESFIQDVAGNRKQRKPVRANILERPLDPLDESGPSRKLICEQNFQPCQMKTFFQMPFPVNFVSEIIRTVPFTHEDYASLSVLARMMTAKYLHGEIREKGGAYGGGARMGGGGLFTFYSYRDPNSVQTLSAFRKGVDWAKSGPFTQQDIDEAKLSIFSAVDAPVAPADKGSGRFLSGTTDEMKQSHRERLFAVSHQNLVDVAERYLSPGQRTCGVSILGPENETIKKDPSWIVK; translated from the exons ATGTTCCGACAGACGAAGGCGCTGCTGCCCAAACTGCGGAGTCTgcg TCTCCATGGACAGCAGAGTGCCTGGAGGCTCAAGAGCACTTCAGCAGAGAGAGCTCTTCAGTACCGAGCAGGACAGAAGATCCACGGGTTCACAGTCAGAGAG GTGGCCCCGGTCCCCGACTTGTTCCTCACGGCGGTGAAGTTGACTCATGACCGAACCGGAGCACAGTACCTCCATGCAGCCAGAGACGACTCCAACAACCTGTTCAGCGTCCTGCTCAGGACGACCCCCATGGACAGCACGGGCGTCCCCCACATCCTGGAGCACACGGTGCTGTGTGGGTCCGAGAAGTATCCCTGCAGAGACCCGTTCTTCAAGATGCTCAACCGGTCCCTGTCCACCTTCATGAACGCCTTCACAG CCAGTGACTACACCATGTACCCGTTCTCCACCCAGAATGGAAAAGACTTCCAGAACCTTCTGTCCGTCTATCTGGACGCAGTGTTCTTCCCTTGTTTACGAGAGCAGGACTTCTG TCAGGAGGGCTGGAGGCTGGAGAACGAGGAGCCCACAGACCCCAGCTCCCCTCTGGTGTTCAAAGGAGTGGTGTTCAATGAGATGAAGGGGGTGTTt TCGGACAACGAGCGTGTGTACGCCCAGCACCTTCAGAACAAGCTGTATCCGGACCACACCTACTCGGTGGTGTCGGGGGGGGAACCGCTGGTCATCCCCGACCTCACCTGGGAGCAGCTCAAACAGTTCCACGCCACACACTACCACCCCAGCAACGCCAG GTTCTTCACTTATGGAGATTTGCCTCTGGAGCAGCACCTGCAGCAGATCGAGGAGGAAGCTCTGTCCAGGTTCCAGCGCATCGAGCCGAACACGGAGGTCCCCCCCCAGCCTCACTGGAGCAGCCCT AGAGAGGACCATGTGACCTGCAGCCCTGACGCTCTGGCGCCGGATCCCGCCCGGCAGAACTCGCTGTGTGTGAGCTACCTGCTGGGAGA CATCACCGACACGTTTGAGGGATTCACGGTCAGTCTTCTGTCCGAGCTGATGATCTCTGGACCGAACTCTCCCTTCTACAAAGCTCTGATCGAACCCAAGATAGGATCCGACTTCTCCTCTGTTGTAGG GTACGATGGCAGCACCAAGGAGGCGTCGTTCAGCATCGGTCTGCAGGGAATGGCTGAGGAGGACACGGAGAGGGTGAAGCAAATCATCAGCCAAACCATGGACCACATTATCCA GAACGGCTTTGAGGAGGAAAGAATCGAGGCGCTCCTCCATAAGATCGAGATCCAAATGAAACACCAGTCCACCAACTTCGGTCTGTCCTTAGCTTCG taCATAGCGTCGGCCTGGAACCATGACGGTGACCcggtgcagctgctgcagatcagCGGCAGCGTTGCCAAGTTCAAACAAGCCCTGGTGGACAACCCTCGCTTCCTGCAGGACAAAGTCAAACACTACTTCAAG gagaacacacacagactgacccTGTCCATGAGCCCAGATGAAGCCTACCTGGAGAAACAGGCCAAggccgaggaggagaagctgcagaggaagatcCAGGCTCTGTCCGACAGCGACCGGAAGGAGATCCACGAGAAAG GTCTGGAGCTGCTGGCTGCTCAGAGTGAAACCCAGGACGTCTCCTGTCTGCCGGCGCTCAAAATGAGTGACATCGAGCCGAAGATCAACCCCACCACTGTTCAGATGGGCTCTGCAG GAGGAGTTCCGGTTCAGTTTTGTGAGCAGCCCACCAACGGTTTGGTTTACTTCAGAGCCATGTGCAGTCTCAACACGCTGCCGGAGGATCTCAGGCTCTACGTCCCGCTCTTCTGCAGTGTTATCACCCG GATGGGCTCTGGAGATCTGGACTACAGACAACAGGCCCAGCAGATGGAGCTGAGGACCGGAGGCATGTCCGTCTCCCCCCAGGTCGTCCCTGACTCCACGCAGCTGGACATGTACGAGCAG GGTGTCCTGCTGTTCTCCTCCTGCCTGGAGAGGAACGTCCCTCACATGTTCCAGCTGTGGAGCGACATCTTCAACAG TCCCCGCTTCGAAGACGAGGAGCGTCTGAGGGTGCTGGTGATGAGGGCAGCACAGGAACTGGCCAATGGGATCTCTTACTCCGGGCACATGTATGCGATGACCCGGGCCGGGCGTCACCTGACTCCAGCCGGAGACCTGCAGGAGACCTTCGGGGGAATGGAACAG GTGAAGTTCATGAAGAGGATTGCCGAGACGTCGGACCTCACCCAGGTTATCAGAACATTACCCAGAATCAAGAAGCATCTGCTGAACCCCGACAACATGAG ATGTGCCGTCAACACAACTCCACAGAAACTGTCcgacacagcaacacaactggaGAGTTTCATCCAGGACGTCgctggaaacaggaaacagcgCAAACCTGTCAGGGCGAACATATTAGAG AGACCACTGGACCCGCTCGATGAGTCCGGGCCGAGCAGGAAACTCATCTGT GAGCAGAATTTCCAGCCGTGTCAGATGAAGACCTTCTTCCAGATGCCGTTTCCTGTGAACTTTGTGAGCGAGATCATCCGGACGGTGCCGTTCACCCATGAGGACTACGCCAG CTTGAGTGTCCTCGCCCGGATGATGACGGCTAAATATCTCCACGGGGAGATCCGAGAGAAAGGCGGAGCTTACGGCGGCGGGGCCAGGATGGGAGGAGGCGGCCTGTTCACCTTTTACTCGTACAG GGACCCCAACTCGGTGCAGACGCTCTCTGCGTTTCGTAAAGGTGTCGACTGGGCCAAGTCGGGACCGTTCACCCAGCAGGACATCGATGAGGCCAAGCTGTCCATCTTCTCCGCTGTGGACGCCCCTGTGGCCCCCGCGGACAAGG GATCCGGTCGGTTCCTCAGTGGAACCACAGACGAGATgaagcagagtcacagagagagactcTTCGCTGTCTCTCATCAGAACCTGGTGGACGTGGCCGAAAG GTATCTGAGCCCCGGTCAGAGGACATGTGGCGTCTCCATCCTCGGCCCAGAGAATGAGACGATCAAGAAAGATCCCTCGTGGATTGTAAAATAA